The following are encoded together in the Flavihumibacter fluvii genome:
- a CDS encoding Gfo/Idh/MocA family protein — protein MLDRRKFLLQTTLAGTGLVLGSRLNALAKSPNEKIIIGAVGTNSRGFYLARMFASLPNVEVAYICDVDEHVLAKTIAEIEKLTGKRPKGYKDVRKMLEQKDLDAIFIATPDHWHAPATLMALQAGKNVYVEKPCSHNPAEGEILVAGQHKYGKLIQMGNQRRSFPNVIAAMNELHSGAIGRVYFAKGWYAANRKSIGKGKPIAIPTHLDFDLWQGPAPRKTYMDNLVPYNWHWFWHWGTGEALNNGTHEIDVMRWGLGVDYPTKVVSAGGRFAFNDDWETPDTQTISFEFPDKKAMLWESRSCNPFEEQGSSRGVIFYGEKGTMVIPGGDDYKIFDLENKLIREVKTSIQKADTTNTMGMGEQLDSMHLINFVDAIRGKSKLVSPIQEGFRSTLLPQLGNIAYRTGTALHCDPSNGHIINNTEAVKLWQREYAPGWEMKL, from the coding sequence ATGCTTGACAGAAGAAAATTTCTGCTTCAAACCACGTTGGCCGGAACCGGACTTGTACTTGGAAGCAGATTGAATGCGCTTGCTAAAAGTCCCAATGAAAAAATTATTATTGGGGCTGTTGGTACAAATAGCAGGGGCTTTTACCTGGCCCGGATGTTTGCTTCGCTACCCAATGTAGAAGTTGCCTATATCTGTGATGTAGATGAGCATGTGCTGGCCAAAACCATTGCGGAGATTGAAAAATTGACAGGGAAAAGACCAAAAGGCTATAAAGATGTCCGGAAAATGCTGGAACAAAAAGACCTTGATGCGATCTTTATAGCTACGCCAGACCATTGGCATGCTCCAGCTACTTTAATGGCTTTGCAGGCCGGAAAAAATGTATATGTTGAAAAACCTTGTTCGCATAATCCCGCTGAAGGCGAGATACTCGTAGCCGGCCAGCATAAATATGGAAAACTGATCCAGATGGGTAACCAGCGCCGGTCTTTCCCGAATGTTATAGCCGCTATGAATGAACTACACAGTGGTGCCATCGGCCGGGTTTACTTTGCAAAGGGCTGGTATGCCGCCAACCGTAAATCAATCGGAAAAGGAAAACCAATTGCAATACCGACCCACCTTGATTTCGACCTCTGGCAAGGACCTGCGCCACGAAAGACTTATATGGATAACCTTGTACCATATAACTGGCATTGGTTCTGGCATTGGGGAACCGGAGAAGCACTGAATAATGGCACCCATGAAATTGATGTGATGCGTTGGGGGCTAGGTGTTGACTATCCAACCAAAGTAGTTTCTGCTGGTGGCAGATTTGCGTTTAATGATGATTGGGAGACACCCGATACACAAACGATAAGCTTTGAATTCCCCGATAAAAAAGCGATGCTTTGGGAAAGCCGTAGTTGTAATCCATTTGAAGAACAGGGAAGCAGCCGTGGAGTTATTTTCTATGGTGAAAAAGGCACTATGGTTATTCCTGGTGGTGATGATTATAAAATATTTGACCTGGAAAATAAATTGATCCGCGAGGTGAAAACATCTATTCAAAAAGCCGATACAACCAATACAATGGGCATGGGTGAGCAGTTGGATTCCATGCATTTAATTAATTTTGTTGACGCTATAAGAGGTAAGTCAAAGTTGGTTTCGCCGATACAGGAAGGTTTCAGGTCGACCCTATTACCGCAATTGGGCAATATCGCTTATAGAACAGGAACTGCTTTGCACTGTGATCCGTCCAATGGTCACATTATTAATAATACTGAGGCTGTAAAACTATGGCAGCGGGAGTATGCGCCAGGCTGGGAAATGAAGCTATGA
- a CDS encoding 3-keto-disaccharide hydrolase, which translates to MKRIAFLTLLMGWVILLSAQVKPKKENWIPLFNGKDLTGWKQLNGQAKYEVKNGVIVGTTVLNQPNSFLATEKYYDDFILELEFKVDPKMNSGIQFRSESKPDYNNGRVHGYQMEIDPSARAWSGGIYDEGRRSWLYPLEYNEGAKIAFRNGEWNLYRIECIGSTVRTWVNGVPAAHLVDDLKTTGFIALQVHSIGKPDEVGRQVLWRNIRIQTTNLKPSPETGIFVVNLVANNLTDSEKKNGVKLLWNGINTDGWRGAKKDKFPEKGWKIEDGLLRVMPFDGGESVNGGDIVTNELFGAFELQFEFRLTDGANSGVKYFVTEQEKNTGSAIGLEYQILDDDKHPDAKLGVVGNRTMASLYDLIPSIKFGAAKKEIGEWNRGMIRVYPDNRIEHFLNGYKVVEYKRGTPIFNALVARSKYANWPNFGMSEKGRILLQDHGNAVDFRSIKIREL; encoded by the coding sequence ATGAAAAGAATTGCGTTTTTAACCCTTTTAATGGGTTGGGTAATCCTGCTGTCAGCGCAAGTGAAACCAAAAAAGGAAAATTGGATACCCTTATTTAACGGTAAAGACCTTACTGGTTGGAAGCAATTGAATGGGCAGGCAAAATATGAGGTAAAGAATGGTGTCATTGTGGGCACTACAGTTTTGAACCAACCCAACTCTTTTCTTGCGACCGAAAAATATTATGATGATTTTATCCTTGAGTTGGAATTTAAGGTGGATCCTAAAATGAATTCAGGAATACAGTTCAGAAGTGAAAGTAAGCCAGATTACAATAATGGCCGGGTGCATGGTTACCAGATGGAAATCGATCCTTCTGCAAGGGCATGGAGCGGAGGTATTTATGATGAAGGAAGGCGCTCCTGGTTGTATCCCCTTGAATACAATGAAGGGGCTAAAATAGCTTTCCGCAATGGGGAATGGAACCTTTATCGTATAGAATGCATCGGCAGTACTGTTCGCACCTGGGTCAATGGAGTGCCAGCGGCCCACCTTGTTGACGATCTGAAAACCACGGGCTTTATTGCTTTACAAGTGCATTCCATCGGTAAGCCCGATGAGGTTGGACGCCAGGTTTTGTGGCGTAATATCCGGATTCAAACGACCAACCTCAAACCTTCTCCGGAGACGGGAATTTTTGTGGTCAATCTTGTGGCCAACAACCTTACTGATTCAGAAAAAAAGAACGGCGTTAAATTACTTTGGAATGGCATAAATACCGATGGCTGGCGCGGTGCCAAAAAAGATAAATTTCCCGAAAAAGGCTGGAAAATCGAAGATGGTCTCTTAAGGGTGATGCCATTTGACGGGGGTGAATCCGTTAATGGTGGTGATATTGTGACCAATGAGCTGTTTGGCGCTTTTGAACTGCAGTTTGAATTCCGGCTTACAGACGGTGCGAATAGTGGTGTGAAATATTTTGTTACGGAACAGGAAAAAAATACCGGCTCTGCCATCGGCTTGGAATACCAGATTCTGGATGATGATAAGCACCCGGATGCAAAACTGGGCGTTGTTGGCAATCGCACGATGGCTTCATTGTATGACTTAATCCCTTCTATCAAATTTGGCGCGGCAAAAAAGGAAATCGGCGAATGGAACCGTGGAATGATCAGGGTGTATCCCGACAATCGGATCGAACATTTTCTAAATGGATATAAAGTAGTTGAATACAAACGGGGTACGCCCATATTTAATGCACTGGTGGCGCGTAGCAAATATGCCAACTGGCCCAATTTTGGTATGTCTGAAAAGGGCAGGATCTTATTGCAGGACCACGGTAATGCAGTTGATTTCAGGAGTATCAAAATCCGTGAATTATAA
- a CDS encoding arylesterase, with protein MPRNSLIYLFVVTITIWACGSNDTRPAKIAEKKVADTTVVTASSKTILFFGNSLTAGYGLEQAEAFPALILHKIDSLQLPYTVINAGLSGETSSGGLGRIDWLIRQNVDVFVLELGANDGLRGIPLVETQKNLQAIIDKVKAKNPAVVLVLAGMEVPPNMGKAYTTEFRTMYKNLAVQNKMILVPFLLKGVGGNPELNQADGIHPTAEGHKIVANNLWEYLKPVVK; from the coding sequence ATGCCAAGAAACAGTTTAATCTATCTTTTTGTTGTCACAATAACGATTTGGGCTTGTGGCAGTAACGACACCAGGCCAGCTAAAATAGCGGAAAAAAAAGTGGCAGATACAACAGTGGTAACAGCCTCCTCCAAAACCATTCTATTCTTTGGTAATAGCCTTACTGCTGGTTATGGTCTTGAACAGGCTGAAGCATTTCCGGCCCTGATACTTCACAAGATTGATTCGCTGCAATTGCCTTATACCGTAATTAATGCGGGCTTGAGCGGGGAAACTTCATCCGGTGGCCTGGGCCGGATTGACTGGCTTATCCGGCAGAATGTGGATGTATTTGTGCTGGAACTCGGCGCCAATGATGGTTTGAGAGGCATTCCCCTGGTGGAAACACAAAAAAACCTGCAGGCCATAATCGATAAGGTAAAAGCAAAAAATCCGGCTGTAGTGCTCGTCCTGGCCGGTATGGAAGTGCCGCCGAATATGGGTAAGGCCTATACAACTGAATTCCGGACGATGTATAAAAATCTTGCAGTCCAGAATAAAATGATACTGGTACCCTTCCTGCTAAAAGGAGTAGGTGGTAACCCTGAACTGAACCAAGCAGATGGTATACATCCCACTGCAGAAGGGCATAAGATTGTTGCCAATAATTTGTGGGAATACCTTAAACCTGTTGTGAAATAA
- a CDS encoding DUF420 domain-containing protein, whose protein sequence is MLAAMMNKNDKQARMLIGVVSFVVFAAVVFLSRVQLKVDLGFDVHIFAKINALINSLVSILLIVALVTIKQGKQRLHRNIMFAAMSLSALFLVSYICHHLFAGDTKFGGTGIIRPAYYFILITHIFLAAIILPFILFTAYRALVGEFAAHKKLARITWPIWFYVAVTGVIVYLMISPYYATG, encoded by the coding sequence GATGCTTATCGGAGTAGTGTCATTTGTGGTTTTTGCCGCAGTGGTATTCTTATCACGTGTTCAGTTGAAAGTAGACCTTGGTTTTGATGTGCATATCTTCGCGAAGATCAATGCGTTGATAAATTCTCTCGTAAGTATATTACTGATTGTAGCATTAGTAACTATCAAACAGGGCAAACAAAGGCTGCACCGAAATATCATGTTTGCTGCAATGTCATTATCAGCACTTTTTTTGGTCTCCTATATTTGCCATCACCTATTTGCAGGCGACACAAAATTCGGGGGTACAGGTATCATCAGGCCAGCCTATTATTTTATACTGATCACACATATTTTTCTAGCAGCGATCATCCTTCCCTTTATTTTGTTCACGGCTTATCGCGCCCTTGTTGGTGAATTTGCCGCTCATAAGAAACTGGCGCGAATTACCTGGCCAATCTGGTTCTATGTGGCAGTAACAGGCGTTATTGTTTACCTGATGATCAGCCCATATTATGCCACAGGGTAG